A DNA window from Engystomops pustulosus chromosome 10, aEngPut4.maternal, whole genome shotgun sequence contains the following coding sequences:
- the PDE6H gene encoding retinal cone rhodopsin-sensitive cGMP 3',5'-cyclic phosphodiesterase subunit gamma encodes MNSSSPASSALAPASGNNGGPTTPRKGPPKFKQRQTRQFKSKPPKKGVKGFGDDIPGMEGLGTDITVICPWEAFSHLELHELAQFGII; translated from the exons ATGAATTCCAGCTCCCCCGCATCCAGCGCCTTGGCCCCCGCAAGCGGCAATAATGGGGGCCCCACCACACCCCGGAAGGGACCTCCTAAATTCAAGCAGAGACAAACCCGTCAGTTCAAGAGCAAACCCCCAAAGAAGGGAGTGAAGGG GTTTGGAGATGATATTCCGGGGATGGAAGGACTTGGCACAG ACATCACCGTCATCTGCCCCTGGGAGGCCTTCAGCCACCTGGAGCTGCACGAGCTCGCACAGTTCGGAATCATCTAA